The following proteins come from a genomic window of Methanospirillum lacunae:
- a CDS encoding nucleotide-binding protein: MTFVSELGENMTGTRNIAIYGKGGIGKSTTTSNISAALADSGLKVIQIGCDPKSDSTNNLRGGKSIPSVLDAIRSGKKVEIEDIVYEGFGGVLCIEAGGPEPGVGCAGRGIIAAIELLRQKKVFEQYKPDVVLYDVLGDVVCGGFSVPIREGVAEQVYTVTSADFMAVYAANNLFKGIKKYANSGGALFSGIIANSVSLPIHKEIIDDFAAQTGTTIAEYVPRSITITRSELRGQTAVEYDPDSEQAEVYRRLAKAIITNEKKYVPAPLDAEGLKGWAESWSDRLLDKKEEEQTHRSKTAIAAT, from the coding sequence ATGACCTTTGTATCAGAACTTGGAGAAAACATGACCGGAACCAGAAATATTGCCATTTATGGAAAGGGGGGTATTGGAAAGTCAACTACGACTTCCAATATCAGTGCAGCCCTTGCTGATAGTGGCCTGAAGGTCATCCAGATAGGATGCGACCCAAAGAGTGATTCAACCAACAACCTCCGTGGAGGAAAATCCATTCCATCAGTTCTTGATGCAATCAGGAGCGGGAAAAAGGTTGAAATTGAAGACATCGTGTACGAGGGATTTGGTGGCGTACTATGCATAGAAGCTGGAGGACCTGAACCCGGTGTCGGATGTGCAGGACGAGGTATCATTGCTGCAATCGAGCTTCTCAGACAGAAGAAGGTCTTTGAGCAGTATAAACCGGATGTTGTTCTCTACGATGTCCTCGGCGATGTTGTCTGTGGAGGATTCTCAGTACCAATCCGTGAAGGAGTGGCAGAACAGGTATATACGGTAACCTCCGCCGATTTCATGGCAGTGTATGCTGCAAATAACCTCTTTAAGGGTATTAAGAAGTACGCAAACAGCGGAGGAGCCCTCTTCTCTGGCATCATCGCAAACTCGGTTTCTCTGCCAATCCACAAAGAGATCATTGATGATTTTGCAGCACAGACCGGGACAACGATCGCTGAATATGTTCCACGATCGATCACCATCACACGGAGTGAACTTCGTGGTCAGACTGCAGTTGAGTATGATCCCGATTCAGAGCAGGCTGAGGTCTACCGCAGGCTTGCAAAAGCGATCATAACCAACGAGAAGAAGTACGTCCCTGCCCCGCTTGACGCAGAAGGGCTGAAAGGCTGGGCTGAGTCATGGTCAGACCGCCTCCTTGACAAAAAGGAAGAGGAACAGACTCACCGGTCAAAGACTGCAATAGCTGCAACATAA
- a CDS encoding nitrogenase component 1, with the protein MVYNTREEAERELYEKKIDLSQNTCPNREQRANGINIFYGKASELVDQAKSGCLKNHERGFAQSSGCTLNFYLSVRVGTIRDSATIFHAPVGCSSSALGYRELFRGIPVELGRPVNYDLHWMTTNLRDRDVVYGAGDKLKKTIYEAQRRYNPKAIFILTSCTTGIIGEDIEGAVADVQPHIDATIVPIHCEGVRSRLVQTGYDAFWHAILKYLVKKPQKKQEDLVNVASMLSYTWQDRLEIQRLLSKVGLRANLIPEFASVEQFQQLSEAAVTAPLCPTYTDYISRGLEQEYGVPYFMYPSPMGVANTDQWLRQIGKHTGKVDEIEALIEDEHKTWLPKLQAIRSEFDRIAAEKGSKVRVLGSLGQGRLLAQLPYFDELGLTSPAAMSQDYDNLILEDLEDVIAKVGDFDLLVNTFQAAEQSHITEQLDPDLTLSCPFQGGAYKRVKGSTRIHALRGDPDPWSAQSGYTGAIAYGNFLLQALKSSAFQKTLKAKTKDSYREWWFKQSNPLYYMKPESI; encoded by the coding sequence ATGGTATATAACACCAGGGAAGAGGCAGAAAGGGAACTCTATGAGAAGAAGATAGATCTCTCACAGAACACCTGCCCAAATCGTGAACAGCGGGCAAACGGTATCAATATCTTCTATGGAAAGGCAAGTGAGCTTGTTGACCAGGCAAAGTCAGGATGCCTCAAAAATCATGAGCGGGGATTTGCCCAGTCATCGGGATGTACGCTCAACTTCTACCTCTCGGTTCGTGTCGGAACCATCAGGGATTCGGCAACCATCTTCCATGCTCCGGTAGGGTGCTCGTCATCAGCACTCGGGTACCGGGAACTCTTCAGGGGTATCCCGGTTGAGCTTGGAAGACCTGTAAACTACGACCTGCACTGGATGACCACGAACCTTCGGGACAGAGATGTGGTATATGGTGCAGGCGACAAACTCAAGAAGACTATATACGAGGCACAAAGACGGTACAATCCAAAGGCCATCTTTATTCTGACATCCTGTACAACCGGAATTATCGGTGAGGATATTGAAGGAGCAGTCGCAGATGTCCAGCCGCACATCGATGCGACCATCGTTCCAATCCACTGTGAAGGAGTCAGATCCCGGCTGGTTCAGACCGGATATGATGCATTCTGGCATGCCATTCTGAAGTACCTGGTAAAGAAACCACAGAAGAAGCAGGAAGACCTGGTCAATGTTGCAAGCATGCTCTCATATACCTGGCAGGACAGGCTTGAAATCCAGAGACTGCTGAGCAAAGTAGGTCTTCGTGCAAACCTGATTCCTGAGTTTGCAAGTGTTGAGCAGTTCCAGCAGCTCTCTGAAGCAGCAGTGACAGCACCGCTCTGCCCCACATATACCGATTACATCTCACGTGGACTTGAGCAGGAGTACGGTGTTCCATACTTCATGTATCCGTCACCAATGGGAGTTGCAAACACCGATCAGTGGCTCAGACAGATAGGAAAACATACCGGAAAGGTTGATGAGATCGAGGCATTGATCGAGGATGAACACAAGACCTGGCTTCCAAAGCTGCAGGCAATCAGATCAGAATTCGACCGGATTGCAGCAGAGAAAGGAAGCAAAGTCAGGGTTCTCGGATCACTTGGTCAGGGAAGACTGCTTGCTCAGCTCCCGTACTTTGACGAACTCGGACTCACCTCTCCGGCAGCGATGTCACAGGACTATGACAACCTGATCCTGGAAGATCTTGAGGATGTCATTGCAAAGGTTGGTGACTTCGATCTCCTGGTTAACACCTTCCAGGCCGCAGAACAGTCACATATCACCGAGCAACTTGATCCTGATCTGACACTCAGCTGCCCGTTCCAGGGTGGTGCATACAAGAGAGTTAAAGGATCAACCAGGATTCACGCACTTCGTGGAGATCCAGACCCCTGGAGTGCCCAGAGTGGATACACCGGGGCAATTGCGTATGGAAACTTCCTGCTTCAGGCTCTCAAGAGTTCTGCATTCCAGAAGACCCTGAAAGCAAAGACAAAAGACAGTTACCGCGAGTGGTGGTTCAAACAGTCAAACCCGCTCTATTACATGAAGCCGGAGAGTATTTAA